The genome window TTCACTTGTTGACTGCGGCACTGCACATTAAAAATGGATCACAAGTGCGGGCCAGACGGGCGTGCCCTAAATggagcgcacgcacgcacaaggGGGGGCGTGGGCCGATGCTGCAGTGCAGGTGGTCCGGCTTGAGCTGGGCTGCAGAGACCACGCCCTGAATGCCTCGTGTGCAACATGAGAGTGGCATCATTGCCTTTTTCCTGATTTAATGTCAACATTATAAATAAGGGTGGGAAAAGTACACAAATTTGAAGACAAGTATAAAAAtgataagaaaaaatatttaacattttattattctattaattattttttcattattatatgATTCTTTATTATtctatttgtattattattattaagtatAATAAAtgataagaaaaaatatttaacattttattgttctattaattattttgtaaattagAATTCCATTTTTCCACATCTGAAAATGTCCTGGCTCATCTGTACAATTTAAAAGTCTAATAACGCCCTCGTGCATAAAATTTGACCCGCCCATGTCTGGTAAAGATCCTCACATGATCACACCACACCATTGCAACatgtcgatttttttttttacttcaccaCGCctccactaggtggcagtagACACCGCAGAACAAATACTTGAGTCATGTGTGGACTCACCCGTCCAGCTGAGTCCCAGATGGTCAGCGACAATGGCCATGCGGAGGTCCGTTCTCTCGCAGGGACTCTGAGGACCTAAAACCGGGCAGTGcagcacaaaaaataattagaaaTTGCAGCTGGATGAATAAATCTAACAAAAAGAGAATGCTGAGAATGAGACGACACACAAAGGCGCTCTGGTGAGTCATTAGTTGTAGTGTTGGTGGATAAAACTAAGAAGACTAATTTGAGCTCACTGTCTCAACTTTTCTGGCCAAACTATTCTCAATCACTTTCAGTTGAAGAGTGGACACCCCATGATATTTATTATGATGCATAATCCATGCATGTGAGGCCAGAAAAGCACTTAGGGTGTAACGTCGGCTAATATTGTTAGTAGTTAAGTTTCACATCACAAACCATCAGGCAACATTCCCCCGGCTGACGAAAGCAACTACCGGCCGGCGCTTGACATCAGGAGGCTGAACTCACGCAAAGTGCCCGATTGTCAAGTTGGGGTCGATGAATTGTTTTCGTAGTGCACCCAAGAGTCCAAACATCACCAAGATCAGGCAAGCAGACTTAAACCAACACGTCACAATCTGACAAATCATCCGACAAATTGACTACTTTGAGAAGGCTAGAACTGAAAACCTAGACAACTTAAAAGAAAGACTTTCGCTAATTCCAGACCGTACCTTCCACTAAAATATCAAGAACAGAACTCACCCTGTGCAGGGCTTCATCAGACAACACAAGGATGACACAAACAAGAGAACGCTACACAACAAGAGCACCCACAACAGCTACATGCATAAGAGAAGATACACAAGGTGTTTACAAAAAGTTTACAAACTAGTCGTGTTTGCCGTGACGGGAATCGTGATCAAGCTCACTCCCTTCATCCTTCTGCTCCTCCCACTCGATTGTCGGCCTACTCTTCCTCCACAGGGTGGAGGGTGTGGATGTGGTGCCAGTGGTGCCGATGCAGGTGGAGCTAGCGGTGCGTGCAGGGCAGAAACACCTAGAAGCTCGTCTAGATGGTTCTGAAAAGGACGTGTCCCTGCAGTTCTCTCGGTCTTCAATGGAAGGTGATGCCCGGTTCTGACTTTTGTTCAGATTCCTTGGGAATGGTTGGGTCCAGAAAGTAACCTATCGATATGTCCTTTGCTTGAGTGTTAATATGAATCTTAATTGTGCGAGTCTCCAATGGCTTTCACTACTGGGATTTTAgatcaaaaaaatcaattctgTCAAAACCTGGACTTGCATATGTCTCTGGATTCTGTGCTTCTTAATGCTACATTcgtaaaaatgaataaataagggTAATATCGATACCAGAAACCTAAAACTGCCAATCTGTGATCTTAAATAAAGTGGAGGTCGCTACCGGTGTTTAGTGTTTGTTGGTCGGTCACTTCTTGAGAAGGTGCAGAGGGAGAATTTGGGTTACCCAAATCCTTGAAAGTGTCCAAAAGTTTGTCCAAAGGACTTGTGTCATTTATAAAATAATCTGTTAGATAATTCGAGCAATTTGCATAGTTTACAAGATCAGAATTTGAACCTGAAGCTATGATATTAAAATCATCTAAAGTGCTTGGACAGTCAAAATGACTTTCAGTAGTCTTATCAGATGTTCTGAATGTGGTGAATTTGGTGTTGGTGGTTGTGTCTCCGCCAGCGGCGTTTGGTATTTCTAACGGGACCGTAGTCGCCTGTACAGGGACTTGAGGGAAAACTACAGGGACACACATGGGGTCTTGATCGCTGTCGTCTACCTCTGTGTCCCTGACCCTGTACTTGCCCGCGGCGTAGGAATGCTCACCAATTTGAAAAAACTGGAGCCTCTCCTCCACCATGTCCCTCTTGCTCATGTCAATCGCACCACTGCGCGTCATCTCAAACATCTTTCCCTCGTGGAACGGGAAGGGGTTGGGCTCACTCGTCGGCGTGCTATCGTCCGTCGGCGTGCGAGCAGGGGTGCTGTCAGGCGTGGTGGCTTGAGATTGCTCGTCGACGGCTCGTCCGAAAGGCTTTGGCTCACCGTTGCTGGCCTGCGTTCCTCCCATGTCGACGATATCTTCTTCAGCGCCTTTACTCGGCCAGGGGTCAAAGTCCAACCCTTTGGTCGCAACAGTCTTAAATGGTGAATTGAACTCCTCTTCTAACTTATAGCTAAAGTATGTTTCTGAAAATCCCTCTTTAGCTGAAAGTTTCTGTCCATTCATATCAACGCTGTCTTTTGGAACATCATTCCCACCATCTGATGCTATGTCTTTCTGGTCCTTCAGACATTCTTCTGGGGTTTTCTCCTCTTCAATAACTTCTAGTTTAGTTTGAGGAAAAGAGCGGTCTAAGGGCCTGAAAGAGTCCGTCGCCCAGACATCTCGCCTGCTGTCCAGACCGGCTAAGGATTTCAAGTCGGCTTGTTCGTACATACCATCGTCCTCATCTTGAAGGTCGTACCCATCTAGGGAGTCTATCTCTGTGGCATCAGTGTCGTGAGAAAATTCAGCTGTTGTGGCTAGCGAACAGTCCGTTATGGACTGGTCGTTTCCGTTTTGTTCACATTCATAGTCCTCCCCGTTGCCGTTGGAACCATTGGAACCGTTAGAACCGTTGATTCCAATCAGAGGTTCATTGttgtttccatttttgtcatgttttttctgGTTTTCCTTCTCCCTCCTCTGTTGATCCTCTTCCCGAGGAGCTTTGAAAGTAAATTTCTTGGAGGGAATCGGGTGAAAGACTGACTCTTCATCAGCGTCATCGTCCCCATTGGACTGACTGTCGTCCACCTCAGGCGGCACTGGGGAGGGGGGCTGAATACGTATTATTGGTTCAATCAGCATCTTCTCCTGTTCTTCCTGTAAATTCACCTCCATCATTTCTGTCTCAGTTTCTGACGAAGCACAAGAACCTTTTCTGTCTGGATCAGAAGTCTCTGAGAGGTCCAACGGCGGTGGAGGAGGAAATTCAATGTATGCAACACCTTTGTCTTTAGAGGTCTCCTGTCCAGCTTTCTCATCATATCCATTAAGGATGGAGCTATTCTCTAATCTCGGATAGTTATCAGTCATTAGCGCTTCCTgcatgttagcattagctaaGTCAGCACTGATGCTAGTTTGGATTCCAGGTGTGGTCTTTTGAAAAGAGATGATGGCTTTTCCTTGGTCATCTTGTTCCAATTCCTCAGGTACCTCCATGATTGGGCTGGGTTTATCTGGCATCAATTCCATAAAGCCATCAGGGGTCTTGGCGGTGAGGTCATAGCTGACCTCTTCAGAGCTGGGGGTGTCTGGCGTAACGGGGCTTTTCCCTGAGCTATCTATGAAGGATATCTGTTCTAGGGTGTCATCATCTGGGCTGAGGGGACCAAGTCCAGAAACTGACTTTTGTTTCACAGCATGCAGCCCCCCTTTGGCCTCCCTTTCAGCCTGGCGGCCAACCTGAAGACTAACATAAACAGGTAGCCTTTTAATGCCTTTGAAATTTTCTTTGGTTGCTGCGGCAGCTGGAGGCGTTATGACTTCTTCCAGAATGTCTTTGGAACAGAGTAAGTTATTCGAATTTGAATCTTTGGGGATGTTATCAAGGATttcaaatgtaacattttcatttggtaGGGTGGCGCTTGCCCCgaggcttttatttttagataaCGTGGGAATCTGTGAAGGTTTTGTTACCGGATATTTCTTAGGCGGGTCATTGTCATTAGAATTGAATGTGGTTCTTATAGGAATTTGAGTATCAGACTTTTTTCttaagtttttatttattacgtCGTCGCTATCTATTCTTGAAACGTCTGTTGTGACTTTGTTAGCGTCGCTATTTATCTccgaaaatgttttttgtggtGACACATTAGGGacgtttttgtttgaaaacagTTTTGGGGACTTGGGTGACGTCAAAGCGCTATCTGCTGCgtcttcattattattttggatTCTTTCCTCCTGTGATGTTTCAGTaacttttgatgttttttgatCTGTAAAAAAATGGTAAACTGGGAGTTTGCTTTCCTGTAATTTCTTTACAGAAGGTTTTGGTTGAACCGGAGGGGGTGTTTTGCTTGGCCGAGACTGGGGTTGTTTCTGAGACTCAGATTCAAACTTCATCCTCACAGAAGTAACTTTGGATGTTGATTTTATGTGGGAAGGAGAGGAGGGCTCAGACTCACAGGTCTTAGATTGTTGGCTTTTCTGAGGACTACTTGGCAAGCTAgaacttttcttttcagcaGGTAAAACTCGACCAAATGTTTTAGTAACGGAAGGATCCGCGAGTTTGGTTTTACTGAACGTTTCATCCCCCGCCTTAGTTTTTTGAGGGCTGCTGCATGCTGAGCTCGGCCAGGACCTGGGCTCTTTGAGTTCTCGTCGGACGGGCTTTCTTTCAGGTGACTGAAGTTCATCGTTTAGCTTTTCTGTTTTATCACGGAAAAATTGGGAAACCTCACAGAGTTTTTCTTCCGCTTCTTTTACAGTTTGATCAACCCTGTCCTCATAGAGGAGCTTGTCCCTGCTCCTGTCATGTTTATCCTCAGTAAATCTCATCCAGACTGCATGTTTGGGGCTACCTTGTTCAGTTGAATAATGGAGCACTGTAACTTTATCAAACTGGGGTGATTCGTCTCTTTGCATAAATGTTCCTGCTTTCGGGGAGCCATCTTTTGAGGACTTGGATACAAACTCCCTTTTAGGACTGTCTTGCTGCTCAgatgtttggttcctgtcagTCTTCATTGCCGAATCTTCTGAATCGTCTGATTGACGTGTCGAGGATGAGTCGAGTTTTTCGGAATGGAGCATTTTTTCAGCAAACCTGTAGGACTCGCCTCTGACCTCAGATAGCTCATCGTCACAGTATTCTATGGAATGCTGACTCAGCAGTTTTAGGGCTTTGTAGGAATCATCAGCTATGAGTTGAGCAGAGCTCGGCCGACTGTCCTCTTCCTGCGAAACCGGTGTATTAACACGAGATGTTTCCAGAAAATGGGGCAGGTATTCTTCAGCAATCagttcctcctcttcctgttgGCTCTCATCATAATCAAGCAGTTCCTTTATAGACTCCCCTTTATAGACGTACAGCTCAGGATGTTTCTTCGTTTCCCTGATATAAACTTCTGTGGGCTCGGATGTGCAGTGACCTTTCTCAATATGTACCTCGATTATCCGCTCGACTTTGGGTTTGGATTTATTGTCCCTGTCGAGAAATCTCGGCGACAGCTCGTCGCCTTTGACCGAGTCTTGGTTAGCTTTATGCTCAAACAGGCCCGCCAGTTCTTTGGACGGGTCCCGACCAGACTGGAAGGCTTTCATGATGTCTCGCACTGACATGCCTTCCTCAATCCCCTCTGTGGTGTCAGGCTTATGATAGACCATTCTGGTTGTCGTGGTAAtatgtgtttcttctttaaGACACATGCTCATTGAGTCCTCATCTGTCATTTGGATGGGGGCGACTGAGCTTCCTGAAGCTGCCCCTGACTCAGCAGAAGGAAGAGCAGACACAGGCTCCTCCACAAAGAAAGGCTCATCTGAGATGCTCTGACTGTAGAGATCTTCTAACCTGGTCTCAGACACACTGGGAGGGATGGAAGCATCAGTAAATAAAGGCTTGGCTTCTGTACTTTCTGCACTCTGGGGAGCAGAGGGGGTCTTTTCACTTCTAGTCTCAAAACCGCTGTCAGATAGCGGACTCTTATCCTGCTCATGAGACAGCTCCTCTGGGGATTCGAGAATGGTGTCACCCCCTGGATAAGCCTCGGCTAGTTTGCTTAGGTCTTTCTCGGACGGAGACCTGAGCATGCCAGACACCGGCGGaggcatttttaatttgtgctCCTGTATAGTCATGGAAGGCTTCAGAATgcgtttttgtttctcttcccCTTCCGTCTCCTCGTACCTGCCCTTCAACTCTGCCATTTTAGAGAGAGAGCTAGCCCCAATAGTGTTAGTTAAATAGTCGACCACTTTAGCTAAATCGAGGTCATTGTTCGACTGGTGCTTAAGTAGACGTGAGCTCTCGTCAGAGAGAACGTTTCTTCGGGCCTCCTCAATCTCATCTACAGAGAATTCCTCCCACCCATCCTCTACATTCTCTTTACTTTCATTCCCAATGTCCTTTTGTAGGATCTCGCTCACCTTCACTAAATCTTTCTTCACTTTCTCAACAAGCGTGTACGGCTCATCGTCCTCTAACTTGGTCTCACGAGGAGTGCTTATGCGTGACGTTTGGACCGTTTTGGCAGCCGTCTGTGGGTCTGTCTGTAAGATGGCTGTCATTCTCATCAGGTCTTCTTTCATGTCTGCTACATCTTTTAATATCTCCTGGTTGGAGGTGGCGGCAGTGTGGACGATGGGCGGCGTGATGTAGGGAGGCGATTTCAACTGGGAGTTAATTTTGGAGGCTGTAACGCACGACGACATGGAGGAAGAGGGGGAGGTGCGAAGGGAATCGGGAAGCGCCATTTTGAGAGAGCCTGGTCCTGGTTTAACGGGGGTCTCTGGCATGACGCTAACCAACGAGTAGACAGGTACGGTCACTGTGTTTGAGGTCACTGCAGGTACTGAGGAGGCGGCGGTAGATCTCAGAGAACTGTAAGCAGAACTTGCTGGAGCAGATCGAAGAGGGGATGACCGTGATTTAAGTGTGCCATAGCCTGTTGCGGAATAAGAGTCAATGGCTTCATTAATGGCGGCACTGATGCCAGATGTGGCTGCCTGGGTGGTGGCTTGAATCCTCTCCTGGAGGCTTCTCTCCGATAGGAGCCGAGAAGAAGGTGAGGAGGGCGTAGATGAGGACGAGGCATATTTGACAGGCGAAACGTTCCCATTCACCATGGACAATTCCGACGATGCGATGGTTGTCTTTCCGGTCGAGGTCAAAGATGACAAAGAGGTTTTCCCTCCTCGTGTTGACAGGGCTGAATCAGAAGAGGTCTTCAAAGACGACAGGGTGGAGAGGCTTTTAGCAGAGGCAGGACTTGCTGTGTCTATTTTAAAAGGCATACTCGAACTGTAGATGCTGTACGGTTTCTTTGGTGAGACGGGAGTAGTTGTGGACTTGGCCGGTACGTAACCGTTGGGTATGGCGTGAACTGGGGAGGTTCTTGACGTGTAAGGACTTTTGATAGAAGCAGGTTCTGTTGCAGATTTATATGGACTTCCAGAAGAAACAAAGGCGGGGGAAGCCTGGACAGGATACTGACCCTGCTGGATAACAGTTTTAATGGGCGATGGTATAGTCCTGTAAGACCTCACAGGGGACGAAGGGAGGATGTCGTGGGATGGTAGGTTGGTTGCTTGCAATGGAGATCCCATGCTGGCTCCAATTGGAGAACATGCAGGTGTTGGGGAGAAGGGCCAGGACGATTTCAATGGAGAAGCAGCTGCTGAGTTGGCTGGTGCATCGGCAGCGATGACGGGACCGCCCATTCCGCCGAGTTTCGCTTGGCCAGAGGCGGTAAGAGGAGCAGTTGACCATGGGGGGTAAGGTCTGGTTGGAAAGACAGGTTTGTGAGGGTGACCAGCAGGCAGTGCTCTTGCGGCTGGTGTGCTTCTCTCAACTGCTGTTTCTTCAGCGGAATTTAATGATGGAGAAATAAtgggaaaagaaatcaaaatggaTGTGGAGTAACCAAGAAAAATGGGAAAAGATAAGAAGAtgcggaggaagaagaagaagaggtcaGAGGAGGGAGAGTTGGTCAGTGAAGCAGTTCTGTTATTAAAGGAACAACAAACAGCAGTTTCATGAAGATATTTAGGAATTGACGGATTTCATTCAAAACTGTCTTCAGATGTTGCTCTCTCAAACACTGACAACAaccacaacaaaatggatgattgAAATCCAAGCCCAACAAAGcagcaaagtaaaaaaacaacgacAACAGTGGCACTGAATTGGCAACGGAAAGATGGCAGGGATGACTTCAAAAGCAgctcctcttttcagacatgAGACGTTCAGCGTATGGATTCTGCGTCTAATTTCAAACCACTTTAAAAGTGCCTTTTATCTGTTTGGTCCCAACCGATACACATGGCAAATTTCCTTTAACGACAGGTCAGACAAAccctttgccttttttccccccctaaaCTGACAAAATGTCCTCCAAAACTGACGTTTGGTCCATTTTGTCATGCACAGTCAGTAAAAAGATGGTGACAAGCCGAACCAGCCAAACTCAAGAACCCTCCTCACATGCATGGCTCACCCACATAAACCATAAAAAGcttcaaaattcaaatgggACAAACGAAAAAGTAAAGCACATGTTTCTTTGACCACCCCTGTCGACAATGAGAGAGTCAAAGAAAGAACAACCAAAAGCCGGAAGAACTCACAAGCACTGCAAAACAATTCCAAAAAccaatcatgcaaaaaaaaaaaaaaaaagatgtaccATGTCGTAAACAAGCATGTGGACAGTGCATGTTGTGTCAAGAAGAGAAACTTTACTACAACGCCTCGGacatatggattttttttaattttcttgttTGGGATGTTGTtagtgaaaatgacaaaactcaCTCAGTGCAGGCTCGGCCAGATAGCTGTAGCGCTTACGTAAGGCTAGTGAGGCAAAGGTATGACGTCGCTCGGGCTTTTCAGTCTGCAACAAtagcaaacaacacaagttGGCTATCAGGTGAACGCAACTTTGTCCTGACGATTTACAGATTGATTTTTGGGATGAAACAATTGGAACGTGGAACCAATTAAGTAATCTTAAAGGTATTACATTGGATTTATGATGTCATGCAAAAGTCAGCATTTGGTACAAGGGAAAGTGTTACATTTCCCTTGGGGGTAGCGGGCGAGAGTAAGCCTATGCTAAGCAgagcatggggggggggagggggagggagggtgtAGTTTACCTCATCCTCGCCATCTGACTCCATTTCCTGGTTCCCAAGATGCATTGCAGAAACGGGCGGCGAGGGGCGGGGCAAGGGAGACGAGTAACATAATGGAAAGCAGGAAGGGAGGAGGAAAACATCAGcgtgtggggaaaaaaaaaaaaaaaaaaaaagagagagtgaTTTACAGAAGCTCCAGAAGCCACTGTGggcaaatgcaacaaaaaaaaaaacaataaatcaaaaagCGCCATGAGAAATTGCGAGAACATCAATCAAGTCAAGCCAGCCTGAGCAAATGAAAAGTCtttagcccaaaaaaaaaaatccaacggaaaagaaaacagccaATGAGAAGCAACCACGGCGTACAATAAAGAACCAAGAAACATTAAGAGAAGCCTTAAACAGATAAAAGACACACTTTTGGaccttggatttttttttttaccctagCGCCACCGCTACTTCCCTGACGGTGAGGATGCTCATGGAAGtgacaagacaaaaatgatgacTTGATCTTACCTTTTTGGCGGCGGGTAACGTGATGTTCAAGTTGCACACTGCCGTTTGCGGCAGGCCTTTTGTGCTCTTACACTCTTTGAGAAAGGTGAGACGGCCGCACGGCTCCTGGCTGGGGTCTCGAACCTGCGGCCAGGgaggaaatttttttttatgccctGCTTTGTGTGTCCTAATTAAGTGATGAAACACGAAATGTTTAACCAAGCGGGAAATAGGATCGATTGTACACATCGGGTCAATCGATGCCTGTGAACggcgtccattttttttttttcaagtagtAGTGTGCATTTGTGGTACCTTGACGCAGAACGGCAAGCGGTTTTCTTTGAAAGCGTAGAAGTTGAGAACTAACTGCTGACCGCTTTTGGTCAGAGGGGTCAAGTTTCCGTAGCAATCCACATAAATGGGACGACCCTCCAGGACCTGAACACACCCAAAACCGGCCAGAACCGGAAATTTATAAAAGGTTCAAATACACAAGGATCCTTAAGAATGGGCACCTCAATGTCTTTGCTCCTGGCCACCTCCTCAAAGTTCTCCTGCTGCTCCAGGGTCTTGTCCACTTTGTCGTCGGTCATACAGAAGCACCTCAGCCTGGACTCCACCGGGTCGTTCATTTTGGCAAAGACAACAAACTTGGCCATGTAGGGCACGCAGATTAGCTCCCGGTATAACTGCGAGGCCAAGCCCACCGTCTCCGGGATTTGGTGGCAGTCGGCCAGCCAGAACCTGTTCAGAACCACCCGATAAGCAAATGGAAATATATGCGAGAAGAGGCCCGGCCCGGGTTCTCACCGTGCTGAAACGTTGGTTGTGAAAGACACGCAGTCGTTGACAAAGGTGAGGGGAGTCGTGCCGGTGATGTCTTCCCACTGTGCCGGCGACGTTCCACCTACAAGAGAAGGATTGGGTCTTGGGTTCTGGtaccttccaaaaaaaaaaaaacctcctaAAACCACTTCACCTGTGATGCTGCAGAGAAGGCGGAGGCAAGGTGTGCAGTCTCCTTTGTAGCCGTTGGAAAGGCCCTCGCCCGAAAGCGGCGGGACTGGGATGGTCATGGTGATGGGCTTGTGGAACTTCCTCCGTCTGGGCTCCACCGTCACGATGGGGCTGAAGGTGGCACGGTTGCCGAGGATCTTCTTCACAGTTTCGTCGGGTACCGGCTGAGCCTGAGAATCCAGAAAGGATCAGGGTATTTATTTCACGGGAAATTTGAAGGCCTCTAATGTGTGAGACTTACCTGAAGGCCAACTTTGATCTTTTTGGTAAGCGCCCCCTCGGGGAAGGAGGCCTGAACCAATAGGACGCTCCGGCTGCACACAGTCCCGCCCTCGGGTCCCATCTGATGCGTTTCCTGTCTGATGCGGGACACCACGGCAAAGTACTGTGGGAAATCTTTGGTGATGATGCGGCAGATCCTCTTCCTTTGCAACTCCTCTGCACTGTCCAGTTCTAGAAGAACATCCAATGACATTACAAGAAGTGACATTTAGACATCCTGACGTATTTTACCTTCATCCATGCCGTTGAGGAGCTGGCGGAGCTCCTCGGTCTTGCAGTCGTACAGATGCTCCTTCCAGGTTTCTCCGTTCTCGCTTCGCAGAAGGATCAGTTCTCGTTCTTGTCCTCGCATGGAACCAAAGTGGGGGATCTCCACGATCACCGGCCTGGTAGGGAAACGAATCGCATATTGACTCAAGCGACGTTCAAGGAAGATCTCAAAGTTGTTGCTCTACCATCTACACAGAACTAGAGAAGCACAGAAAGTGAACGTGTGAATGGATACGGGTTCTGCCGGGTGTTCAAGCCACGTTTCCACCAAGCGCTACAGCATTTTAAAATCCGCTTGGCAGAAATTAGGCTTTCCATTTGTTCAATGGC of Syngnathus acus chromosome 19, fSynAcu1.2, whole genome shotgun sequence contains these proteins:
- the LOC119137994 gene encoding ankyrin-3-like isoform X14, whose translation is MSEEVREKAAGRSAQRKKKGKKTDVNACYLRAARAGNLEKALDYLKNGVDINICNQNGLNALHLASKEGHVEVVAELLQQGANVDAATKKGNTALHIASLAGQMEVVKELVTHNANINAQSQNGFTPLYMAAQENHLEVVHYLLEHGSSQSIATEDGFTPLAVALQQGHDQVVSLLLENDTKGKVRLPALHIAARKDDTKAAALLLQSDHNADVESKMMVNRTTESGFTPLHIAAHYGNINVATLLLNRGAAVDFKARNDITPLHVASKRGNGNMVRLLVERGAKIDARTKDGLTPLHCGARSGHEQVVEMLLSRSAPILSKTKNGLSPLHMATQGDHLNCVQLLLHHDAPVDDVTNDYLTALHVAAHCGHYKVAKVIVDKKANPNAKALNGFTPLHIACKKNRVKVMELLLKHGASIQAVTESGLTPIHVAAFMGHENIVHQLINHGASPNTSNVRGETALHMAARAGQSNVVRYLVQNGARVDAKAKDEQTPLHITSRLGKLDIVQLLLANGASPDTTTSSGYTPLHLAAREGHREVAATLLDQGASLGITTKKGFTPLHVAAKYGKLEVANLLLQKNAAADAAGKSGLTPLHVAAHYDNQKVALLLLKQGASPHASAKNGYTPLHIASKKNQLEIATTLLEYGASTNSVTRQGITPLHLASQEGNVDVVTLLLARDASVNAGNKYGLTPLHLAAQEDKVNVAEVLVNHGATIDPETKLGYTPLHVACHYGNVKMVHFLLKNQAKVNGKTKNGYTALHQAAQQGHTHIINLLLHHEASPNELTTNGNSALSIARRLGYISVVDTLKVVTEETLTTQTVTEKHKMNVPETMNEVLDMSDDDACKANAPEMITEDYLSDVDEEMDCESICISYSCDDAMTGDTDKYLAPQDLRELGDDSLPQEGYMGFSVGARSQSPKVSLRSFSSDRSNALNRSSFTRDSMMIEEMLAPSKEMMLCKEKSFIVEHNKRLAMAKDGDSDSLKRYSWTPDATDNVNLVSSPVHSGFSSPLPQYDSRFLVSFMVDARGGSMRGSRHNGMRIIIPPRKCTAPTRITCRLVKRHKLASPPPMVEGEGLASRLVEVGPAGAHFLGPVIVEIPHFGSMRGQERELILLRSENGETWKEHLYDCKTEELRQLLNGMDEELDSAEELQRKRICRIITKDFPQYFAVVSRIRQETHQMGPEGGTVCSRSVLLVQASFPEGALTKKIKVGLQAQPVPDETVKKILGNRATFSPIVTVEPRRRKFHKPITMTIPVPPLSGEGLSNGYKGDCTPCLRLLCSITGGTSPAQWEDITGTTPLTFVNDCVSFTTNVSARFWLADCHQIPETVGLASQLYRELICVPYMAKFVVFAKMNDPVESRLRCFCMTDDKVDKTLEQQENFEEVARSKDIEVLEGRPIYVDCYGNLTPLTKSGQQLVLNFYAFKENRLPFCVKVRDPSQEPCGRLTFLKECKSTKGLPQTAVCNLNITLPAAKKEMESDGEDETEKPERRHTFASLALRKRYSYLAEPALKTAVERSTPAARALPAGHPHKPVFPTRPYPPWSTAPLTASGQAKLGGMGGPVIAADAPANSAAASPLKSSWPFSPTPACSPIGASMGSPLQATNLPSHDILPSSPVRSYRTIPSPIKTVIQQGQYPVQASPAFVSSGSPYKSATEPASIKSPYTSRTSPVHAIPNGYVPAKSTTTPVSPKKPYSIYSSSMPFKIDTASPASAKSLSTLSSLKTSSDSALSTRGGKTSLSSLTSTGKTTIASSELSMVNGNVSPVKYASSSSTPSSPSSRLLSERSLQERIQATTQAATSGISAAINEAIDSYSATGYGTLKSRSSPLRSAPASSAYSSLRSTAASSVPAVTSNTVTVPVYSLVSVMPETPVKPGPGSLKMALPDSLRTSPSSSMSSCVTASKINSQLKSPPYITPPIVHTAATSNQEILKDVADMKEDLMRMTAILQTDPQTAAKTVQTSRISTPRETKLEDDEPYTLVEKVKKDLVKVSEILQKDIGNESKENVEDGWEEFSVDEIEEARRNVLSDESSRLLKHQSNNDLDLAKVVDYLTNTIGASSLSKMAELKGRYEETEGEEKQKRILKPSMTIQEHKLKMPPPVSGMLRSPSEKDLSKLAEAYPGGDTILESPEELSHEQDKSPLSDSGFETRSEKTPSAPQSAESTEAKPLFTDASIPPSVSETRLEDLYSQSISDEPFFVEEPVSALPSAESGAASGSSVAPIQMTDEDSMSMCLKEETHITTTTRMVYHKPDTTEGIEEGMSVRDIMKAFQSGRDPSKELAGLFEHKANQDSVKGDELSPRFLDRDNKSKPKVERIIEVHIEKGHCTSEPTEVYIRETKKHPELYVYKGESIKELLDYDESQQEEEELIAEEYLPHFLETSRVNTPVSQEEDSRPSSAQLIADDSYKALKLLSQHSIEYCDDELSEVRGESYRFAEKMLHSEKLDSSSTRQSDDSEDSAMKTDRNQTSEQQDSPKREFVSKSSKDGSPKAGTFMQRDESPQFDKVTVLHYSTEQGSPKHAVWMRFTEDKHDRSRDKLLYEDRVDQTVKEAEEKLCEVSQFFRDKTEKLNDELQSPERKPVRRELKEPRSWPSSACSSPQKTKAGDETFSKTKLADPSVTKTFGRVLPAEKKSSSLPSSPQKSQQSKTCESEPSSPSHIKSTSKVTSVRMKFESESQKQPQSRPSKTPPPVQPKPSVKKLQESKLPVYHFFTDQKTSKVTETSQEERIQNNNEDAADSALTSPKSPKLFSNKNVPNVSPQKTFSEINSDANKVTTDVSRIDSDDVINKNLRKKSDTQIPIRTTFNSNDNDPPKKYPVTKPSQIPTLSKNKSLGASATLPNENVTFEILDNIPKDSNSNNLLCSKDILEEVITPPAAAATKENFKGIKRLPVYVSLQVGRQAEREAKGGLHAVKQKSVSGLGPLSPDDDTLEQISFIDSSGKSPVTPDTPSSEEVSYDLTAKTPDGFMELMPDKPSPIMEVPEELEQDDQGKAIISFQKTTPGIQTSISADLANANMQEALMTDNYPRLENSSILNGYDEKAGQETSKDKGVAYIEFPPPPPLDLSETSDPDRKGSCASSETETEMMEVNLQEEQEKMLIEPIIRIQPPSPVPPEVDDSQSNGDDDADEESVFHPIPSKKFTFKAPREEDQQRREKENQKKHDKNGNNNEPLIGINGSNGSNGSNGNGEDYECEQNGNDQSITDCSLATTAEFSHDTDATEIDSLDGYDLQDEDDGMYEQADLKSLAGLDSRRDVWATDSFRPLDRSFPQTKLEVIEEEKTPEECLKDQKDIASDGGNDVPKDSVDMNGQKLSAKEGFSETYFSYKLEEEFNSPFKTVATKGLDFDPWPSKGAEEDIVDMGGTQASNGEPKPFGRAVDEQSQATTPDSTPARTPTDDSTPTSEPNPFPFHEGKMFEMTRSGAIDMSKRDMVEERLQFFQIGPQSPCERTDLRMAIVADHLGLSWTELARELDFSVEEINSIRVENPNSLTAQSFMLLKKWVHRDGKNATTDTLTAVLNKINRLDIVTLLEGPIFDYGNISGTRCFADDNAVIPDQCDGYHQIDAELRTPPELNCAPPTPLCSDDFFRKGGDGVVDSPSRPSELSLVGNPPLVRVEDTSESPDNDRRAAQRRTMFEGAYAPYERQGGCPEEEDEMTQERLQSLLEDIKLEGEGLEDEEMTEEKVHAILEQVRQAEKDFCSLPGWSESDAVAAVDEATAEPGHAVEEGSPDSLVDSLEQPAPSSKKEEEEQGGDRSARRVQWAQNVQCEHVFDDEEEEVEEELEAEESSSEETTVTTRVFRRRVILKGEEARNVPGESVTEEQFTDSDGNLVTRKVIRKVVRRVVGSEQKDEVGEEAGAVVAVAPSGGAVVGKGKRRGKRSRQGHKGKKSHS